The Oryza brachyantha chromosome 6, ObraRS2, whole genome shotgun sequence region TAGAAGTTGGGATGAATCAACCTGATATAATTGCAGGCAGCAAAGCTATTTCGGGATTTTTGGAGATTCAAGTCTCAAAAAAGTATCAAGAAAAGCTGTAAGTTTCGGAATGCAGGACCTGAATGGCAAAAGGCTCCACTTTGCaattagagatttgctccaatccaacaaaaagtaccttaaggtaccggtacctcacggtaccaaatcgtttctaatcgttggatctaatagtaatatcctactcagctagatccaatagtaaaaaatgatttggtacctcgagatactttgtgttggaccagagcaaatctcttaCAATTATCTTCCTGAAATCATAGGATgatgtttgtcttattcaagaaagaaaaatcaaataacatatttgtaaataaaaataaaagttttatctactCGTcgttagcaatctaaaagtcaaagctgaaaaataaattataattaaaaaaaccaaaatctacTCCCaatctaaagttaaaaattaaatttaacttataaatctaAAGTTATTACATTTGGTTTTATAAGCAACATTTCATCCACTGGCACTGGTGTCACCTGACCACCTCGCGATAAGACAGGCCTAgtgtaaatatgtcatgtcCTTCAGTGATAGCGATGTTGAAATAAACACAAAGAAACTAATCACGCCTCCtattaaagttatttttaagtcattctattttatctaaaaaatttactaaagttatttttgtcattttagtttatctaagtaagtttattttgagttatcattatattaaagtttatgaaagcaaagaaataaatgcattagaaataaataaggtGGGAGATAATTATATTaggatttgataaaataaaggatattttagacttttagttttttggtaGGTGTCTCaggagtgaaaaataaagttaagagggagtattttagAGGTTATCAGTAATTGCACATCAAACATTAGGCATGGGCCAAATTGAATGGATTTTGATTAACATTCCAATCAAGCAGAATTTCAATTATTGTCACTATAGTCCAATGAAGCTGATTACTTTTCACAAGGGTCCTCTGATCTCTTTTATCTGATGGCAGGTAACATGAAACTTAAAGAGGACCAGGTattgaaacaaaaaatgtaCAGGAGTTTCCAAGAGGAAAACAATCTATCATATTCACAAATTTGAGTGAATCGAGTCAGAATCTAGCATGTCTAACACTGtttcaatataaaattataatatttacgAGCTTGAAGCCTTGAGCAACCTATATTCATGTAATCATGTGCCCCTCTTGTCCATCTCTGAAGGTATTGCTGAAGTTTTGCATATTGGACACCAGTTCTTCTGTCTAAGCCATTCACTAATGCAGGACACATGGTACTGATGCTCACAATGCATCCTACCAACTTCTTCACCCTCAATGTATTCCTCCTGTACCATTCCGTCAGCATCGAACAGTATCGATTAGAAGCATAAGCAACACAAGGAAATAGTTGTCTACTGTAAAATAAGTAcagcatgtgctaatggcTAAAGAAAGGGACataagaaacaaagaaaaaatttagagcagagaacaaaaatttaaacataattttcCTCAACATGATAATTATTTTCCTTTGCTTTATTGCACCCTTAGTAATTATGTATTCTATTAATTAACATTGTGTGTAACAGAGATGACAGCATCTCTGAGTAATACCTGACATATGCTGCACTTGATGTCATCTAGTACAGCTCTGTTCACTTCAAGATCTGAATTTGGTAACTTATACACAGTTCGATTGAGACACTTCACAAGCTGCTCATCAGATAGGGCAGTGCTGACAGAGCCAATTCGCTCCTCTAATGCTAATAGTTCCTGACCAAACAAAAAGCAAGAGAACACATAACCTTCTGATGTCAGAATCAGATAAATAGATGATAGTTCTTGTTAAGGAAAGAGATACCTAATTGAACCTTTTAGAAAGAATCAACATGATGAAAGCAATACCTCATAAGACATGTTGTCAATATCCATCCTCATATCTCTGTGCTGGTCATGCAGGCCAAGGCCGCTAAGAAACAGGTTAGTTTCCAGCACCAGCAATTGCTGCCAATATTTTCATCCAGAAGGCCAGAAAGCATTTCAGTGCGCCAGGTTAgcaacaaaaggaaaaggaaatcaGGTCAAAGAATTACCTCATATGACAATTCATCATCCTGTCCAATCCTGTCCAATGCTAGCAACACCTGCAAACAGGAATAATACCAGATATCAAGAAATCGTAGCAGCCAATTGAATACAGTATATtgcaaatatatgatatttagTACATTTAATCCCAAACAAAACGTACGCACAATATGACAACTCAGACAAGTATGCTACAAATTTCAGGAGAACAACCTCAGTGATCCCTTCCATGTTTATACGCCTGTAGCTATCTCTCTCCACTAGCAGATCATGAAACATTTGTGGAGGACTTTCCTCAGGTCGATAACTTGATCTGCTCCTTGCTGTCTGATTACTTGAGCCTTGCCGACTAGAAGAGTATATCTCATGAGGTAATTCCATAGAGAAAGGCCTCATCGATCTCCGTGGGGGTGCTTCATCCAAGGAAAAATGAGACCATTCTGGTTGGCGGGTCCTTGTAACAGTCTCACGAAGAGAAAACACACTATCCTCCCTTTCATTTGGCATTCTTGCTCTGGCATGCTGAGTATAAGGTCGCCTAGCCCTTACAGAATCTGCAGGCTCCTGAACAATTCTGCTACTTGTCCTTGTTTGTTGAGAAGCTGATTGTTCAGCAGCTCTGATTCTAGGACCAGTGATGCCAGAATACATGGCAGGTGAATGGCCTAAACTAGAGTGTCCATTTAAGCCCCTTGGTCTAGAAGAACTCTCTCCATCAAATGCCTTGTTTCTCATAACCTCAGCCCTCTTATTATGAACAGAATTAGATGAAGAACAGCCAGAAGGCAAAACATCAGATATTGATGTGCAGCCAAGGTTTTTTAGAGTCCGTCTCTGTACCCCAGAACCAGAAGCATTTGGTGATTTCACACCATTGGTAGAATTTCTAGGTATCGTAGACCGATTAACAAAAGGAGAAGCAGTTTGTGGTCTAATCTGAGGCAATTCTTCTTTATCCTTCTGCTGACGTGATTTGGATCTCAATGCAGTATTTCTGACTACAGAACCAAATGCGTGTGAAGACATCTCTGAAGAAACAGAAGAATCTAATAGATCAGCACCAAATTCTGCAGGCTGATCTTCAGTAGTAGATGTGGACAATAAATCTTCTGGCTCAGCCTGCTGACCATATGGATGTGCATCCTCCTCAACAACAGCTTTCTTGCTACACTGCAAACGGTTGGCCTCGGTTCTTCTGCTACTGCTTTCCGCATTGTCTGCCTGTGCCAAGAACGGACGCCCTTGCTTTTCCTCGTAATATTTCCTGATAGGAGTTTTTGAAGAGCTTGGACATGCAGCCTTATTGCCTGATGAACGAAATGGCTCACGTAAATATCTTGGCTTCTCCTTATTGTCAGCCCACCTATCTTTCATTGGATTGagctttgttttgtttggcctctccttctcctcgtTGCCTTGATTTTTTAAGGAGGCACTAGAGCCTCTTCTAAGAAAACCAGTTGTCGATGTGGATCTACCAGAATCTTCCTCCATACCAAAACAGAGCACAACAAAAGGGGGTGTATATCTTCTCTAGTAGAACTTGTGTTACAGTTCTGCAACCACAAGTTTATATAAAGGTTAGGAAACAAACACCACCACAGAACTAATGTTGCcacaaaataataagaatgGAAACATAGACATACATGAAAGGCGTATCTAGAAGTGATAGAGTTGAGGTGAGAAAATGTGAAGAAGGTAATGCAACTATCTCCAGTAGCACCAAACAATCCAACTTTACACCTACTGTCAGGGGAAACTGGGATATCATATTTAAACATTCATGTTTATAAAGTgacatatcatattaatctatattcataattgttttcattttttttataaatttaagtgaCATGCAATAGATGAGGGACGTTCTCTCAAGAGTTTAAAATCCACTCTCCTACTGTAAGTTAATGTCAACATTCCACTCCACTCCATGACACCCATAGttaaattccttttttttctgaatttctaAACATGCATTGCATTTCTATTGTTACAAGGTATGTCTCGACAatttcatttctttcttttctttttaactgatcaaaaatggtaaaaattgGCGTGTTTATTTTGATGTAATAATGTGATATTGCTTTTCCACAATAAGGAACAAAGTAAGAGTATACCCATAAAAGGCCCTAGTGCAATTGTCTTGGTTTACCATCCAGCCAACTAAAATCATCACAGGGTGAACACTTGTATTGACCAAAAGTTGTATAACAGCATACATTGCCATTTCATGACTCAGAATTTCCTACTTGAAACAAAAGGTAGTCTTGGCCTTTTGGGACTATACATACATTGTATACCATCCTTCTGACACCAAATACAAGTAATCCCATTCAAGatattaaaatgtttttcattttaatcaatttccaacgacaaaaaaaagtttgcagAAGACATGACCAGCAATTGAACAGAGTACCAGAAAGggagaaaatatatgacatcACTAAAAACAGAAGAAGGAAATGTATGGAACCATCAACTTTCTTCCGGCACAAAGTGAACGCAACGGATTTCATATTCATTTCAATAGAATCACACCCATCAATTTTAGAATCCCAATTGTTACCTCACACCCACGTGAAGATTGACATCATGACATATTCCTAACATATACTAGAtagaatccaaaaaaaattctcaaaaaaacgaaaataGCACGAAATCGAACACCAGCGGACCTAACATGCGTCATGGGACTCTAAAAACAACCTGAAATTAGCAACAAACTAcgcaccaaaaaaaatccgGAAAAAATCGCAGGGCTTAATTGGAGGAAAAAATCGACCCAAGTATAAATGGAATCCCAATCCACGCCATCCGATGAAGCTTCACCGAGCAAAATCtgtgagagagaaaaaaatgaacgaaAATTCATACCTTCCAATCCGACTCGAACCGAGGTTGTCGCCCTCCTCCAAACCTGCTCGCCGGCCGAGGCCACGCAGGGGAGAGAAAGTCTAGTGCGCGTGGtcgggaaggagagagaggaggccagccggcggcggcggcggcgtgctccGCCGTTTCTCTCTTCGTCTCGCCGCGAGCGCCGCTCGGAGAAAGAAAAGCAGGAGACGGCGTGGAaacggagacgacgacgatttGGTCAGATCCCAAGCGATTTTTATCTAGCGCTGTTCCCCTTAACGGGTCGGGCCTCTCGCCGTGAACCCGACCCGCTTACGTATCACACGTGGCGCGCTGACTGGACGCACGTGTCGCGGGAGGACTATGACCTCCTGGCGGCTCACGCGCGTCCAGATCTAGCCGTCAGTGCCGCGTCGAGATGCGTGCACGCTGCGCGGTCATCTCgtccacgccggcggcgccggccggccaccgctCATCGGAAGgttcctcgccggcggccggtgcgTGCC contains the following coding sequences:
- the LOC102701000 gene encoding uncharacterized RING finger protein P32A8.03c-like encodes the protein MEEDSGRSTSTTGFLRRGSSASLKNQGNEEKERPNKTKLNPMKDRWADNKEKPRYLREPFRSSGNKAACPSSSKTPIRKYYEEKQGRPFLAQADNAESSSRRTEANRLQCSKKAVVEEDAHPYGQQAEPEDLLSTSTTEDQPAEFGADLLDSSVSSEMSSHAFGSVVRNTALRSKSRQQKDKEELPQIRPQTASPFVNRSTIPRNSTNGVKSPNASGSGVQRRTLKNLGCTSISDVLPSGCSSSNSVHNKRAEVMRNKAFDGESSSRPRGLNGHSSLGHSPAMYSGITGPRIRAAEQSASQQTRTSSRIVQEPADSVRARRPYTQHARARMPNEREDSVFSLRETVTRTRQPEWSHFSLDEAPPRRSMRPFSMELPHEIYSSSRQGSSNQTARSRSSYRPEESPPQMFHDLLVERDSYRRINMEGITEVLLALDRIGQDDELSYEQLLVLETNLFLSGLGLHDQHRDMRMDIDNMSYEELLALEERIGSVSTALSDEQLVKCLNRTVYKLPNSDLEVNRAVLDDIKCSICQEEYIEGEEVGRMHCEHQYHVSCISEWLRQKNWCPICKTSAIPSEMDKRGT